AGGCCGGACCCAGATGTGATCCGGACACGCGGGTTCGTGCATTCTACGTCGGCCCCGGCCGGTCGGACAGTGCCGCGGGACACACTCCCCCAGTCCTCACCCGGTCAGGACGATTTCCTTGCCCCCAACTTTCCGGCGTCGTTAGTGTGGGCGCTACTTCGTCCCTTTATGGTGGACGATTTCTGGATCCCCACGTTTGGAGACAACGCGATGACAACACTGACCGTATGGAAATTTCCGGATTCAGGTTCTGCGGAACAGGCAACCGAGACGCTGTCCAGCCTGCAGTCACAGGGCTTGATCAGTGTCGAGGACGAGGCCTACGTAACCTGGCCCGAGGACAAGAAGAAGCCAAGCACTCATCAGGAACATCATCTGGTGGGAGCCGGCGCTCTGGGTGGCGGGTTTTGGGGCCTCCTCTTTGGATTGATCTTCTTCATTCCACTCATCGGTCTGGTCGTGGGCGCAGCCGTCGGTGCACTTTCGGCTTCCATGGTTGACGTGGGGATCGACGACAACTTTATTAAGCAGGTTCGCAGCGAAGTCACCCCGGGAACCTCGGCACTGTTCGTCCTCACCTCGGACGCTGTGGAGGACAGGGTACTGGATACCTTCAAGAGCAGCTTCCCCGACGCGAAGCTGATTTTCACCAACCTCTCCAAGGAGCAGGAAGCCAACCTGCGCCAGGCGTTCGCGGACTAATTCGTTCGGCGCAAACATGCTGACAGCATGACCGCGCCGACCCAATTCGTGGAGGCCGGATCGTCCGACTGGACGGCCCGGCCTTCACGCATGTCCGCCCCTGCGCGGCACGCTCGCCCCGGTTCCCGTATCGTTAATGGAGATGATTACCAGACGCCAAGCTGCACTTGCCCTAGACATTCCGCTTGAAATGGCGACCCGCCATGGAATCCCCGCCCGCCTCTCCGAAGAGGAACTGGACCGCCTGCAAACTGATCCCCCTGCCTGGCTGGTCCAGTCACGCGCCAATCGGACGGGCAAACGTCCCGTATGGGTGGAGCTGGAGTGTGTGGTGTGCGGTTACCGCGAAAACGCCCGGCCAAAGAAGTGGTGGCCGGACTTTTCGTTCCTGGCCTGTGCGGACCATGCCCTTCGCGAGCTTCCCGCGGTGCCGGCCGGACATGCGCGCGGCGAATATGACGGCATCGGAACCCGCTTTACCGGATATGTTCATGTGCCGGCGGATCAGGTTCCCGGCCGCACGGAATCGCCCGACAGCCACTGACCTCCAGGGGCGGGGCCCAAACTTTCAGACATCAAAAAACCAGGTGCGCCGCGGGGCGCACCTGGTTTTTTATGTACCGGGTTGAAAAACCGGCGAGAGTCTCAGTTCCCGGGAATGGCCAAACCGGTGCGTGCCATCGCGTCCTTGTACGCGATCCGCATGGCAGCCAAGCCTTCTTCCTGACGTTCCGCCGTTGCCCCAAACGCGCGGCCGTCAACAGAGCGGGCCTTGTAAATCTTGAAGCTGCGCCGGTAAATCATCCGGTTCTCAGTCTTGAGGAAGGCTGCACACAGGCGCTGTGCTTCAGTGCCGTGGGCCACGATGGCTGAGGCACGCGGCACCAAGGCGAGGAAGCGCAGCAGAGGCTTGAGCCCTTCCTGGATCTGTTCCTTGGTCAGTTTGCCGTTGGGCTCGCCGGGAACGTACCAGGGATAAGTGTTCCACGGCATGACGTACTCCGGCCGGAGCCCCACCTGCCAGTGGACTCCGAGAAGCCGGGCAACGGCGTCGTCATCGCCCGCGGTGATGAAGCCCGATGGGTGGGCTGTGCCGATATTGGAGAAAAGGCTCACAATGCGGGTCTCGCCCACGTCGTGCATGGGATCAACGTAGGGCACCTCGGTGCCCGGCTTCAGCGCTTTGAGTGAGTCGCAGAGCTGATTGACCTCAGCTACGTTGTCGTCATAGCGACGGTTCCAGAGTTCTTCGGATTGTGTTCCATTGTCCAGGCTTTGCATAAGGTGGTGCGTCTCCTACAGGGTCGTATCGACCGGTTATAGCTCATGTGCCCGGACGGAGCGCGTACGGGCGGATGCTGCCGTATCCCGCAGCGCCGTGAGGCGGCGGCATTCACGACCGCCGACAGCGGAAGGCCGGACGCGGTTCCTGGCAACAGGTTTCCGGCTCCTGCCAGTCTAGCAATTCCTGTGGTCCCTCCTTCCCGGCTCTGCAGACCGGGGACTGAAAAACCGGGGTGCTGTGACCAAGAACTCCCCGCAGTCCGGCTAATCGCCCGACGCCGGGACAAAGAAGTCGTTAAAACAAAAACAGGGAAGCTGCCTGTGGCAGCTTCCCTGTTTTTTACTATTGGGTGGAGATGGGGGGAATTGAACCCCCGTCCGATGTCGTGTTGTCAGGGCTTCTCCGGGCGCAGTCTGCGGTGGATTTTCTCGGCCCCAGCTGTCATGCAGACAAGCAGCTGATCCGGGCCCAGCCGTCTAAGAGTCCCGAACACGCCAACGGCGAGCATGTTCAGCAGTGGCCCTCTAAATGACGCCAGGATCCGGGACGAGAGCATTCCCGGGCTGACGGACTATGCCCGCTGCTTAGGCAGCGAGAGCGAAGTCAGTGCGCTTTGAATCGGCACTTATTGTTTTACAAGGAGCGTTTACGAGATAACCCTGTATCCTCGGCCCGCTTCACCTGTCTCGACTAACACCGTCGAAACCTGTCATCCCCAATGTATTGCTAACCCATATGTACTTTTCAAACCGGCCCCATGAACCGGACCGGTGCGTTAAGTGTAGCCCATGAGCGAAGCGGGTCAGGCGCCGCGGTTTTTCTCCCGCATGTCCCGCAGGGCTTCCCTGTTGTCCTGCTTTTCGCGCAGCGTCTGGCGCTTGTCGTAGTCTCGCTTGCCGCGCGCCACGGCGATCTCCACCTTGGCCCGGCCGTCCAGGAAATACAGCTGCAGCGGAACGATGGTAAAGCCGGATTCCCGTGTCTTCTGCATGATCTTGTCCAGCTGCTCCCGGTGCAGCAGGAGTTTCCGGCGCCGGCGGGCCGAATGGTTGGTCCAGCTCCCGTTGAGATACTCCGGAATATAAGCTGCCTCGAGCCAAAGCTCATCGTTGTAGAAGGTGCCGAAGCCGTCCACCAGGGACGCGCGGCCTTCCCGTAGTGACTTGACCTCGGTACCCATCAGAACCATGCCGGCCTCGTAGGTATCGAGGATTTCATAGTTGTGCCGGGCCTTGCGGTTGGTGGCCACAACCTTACGGCCACTTTCTTTGGGCACGGGGGAACTCCTTGTCGATAAACGGAAAACTCTATTGTAGGCCTACAGCAGGCCCATGGGGTCAACCAGCGCACCGTTCAGCACCGTCTCGAAGTGCAGGTGGCAGCCCGTGGAGTTGCCGGTGGTGCCGACGTAGCCAATGAGCTGGCCGGCATTGACCCACTGGTTAACGGAGACCACAAAGCTGGTCAGGTGGTAGTAGTTCGTTGCGAGGGCACTGTTTCCGATGACGCCGTGGTCGAGGACCACGCGGTTGCCGGTTCCGATCATGCCGTCGGGCTGGCCCTGGTCGGCGCGGTAGACCTGGCCGGCTGCCGGAGCGTAGACGGGTGTGCCGCAGCTGGCGGCGAAGTCGATTCCTGAGTGCAGGTATCCGCCGGTGCCGAAGAAGTCGATGCTGCCCGGAGGCGTGGCCCGCCAACCAAACCCGGAGGAAATGGAGGCCTGCACGGGGTGGCTCAGGCCGAAGGCAGACGGATTGGTAGGCGTAACGGAGGGCACTTCAGCCACAGGCGCCGGTCGGTTGTTGCGTGCCGCTTCTTCGGCGGCTCGGCGGTTCGCCTCAGCGATCCGGGCTTCCTCTTCCTTGCGTGCCTTCTCAAGGAGGGCGCGCTGGCGTTCAGCGATATCAGCCGTTGCCTTGGCCTTGGCCGTTTCCAGGGAAGCGAGCTGCGCCTGGATGACCGGCTTTCGGGCTTCCAGCGCAGCGTTCGCTGCCGCGGTCTGCTCGATCAGGGCATCCACCTTGGCCTTTTCAGCCGCAGCGGAGTCTCTGGCTTCCTGTTCCAGGACCAGTGCCGCTTCCGCCTGGGCCTTGAGGTTGGAGATCTCCTCTTCAACCGCGGCGAGGCGAGCTTCAGAGTTCACGTTGGTGGCGTTCTGCTGGGACAGCTGCTGCATGGCGGCGTTCTGGTTGCGCAGTACCTGTTCCGCCAGCCCCATGGAATCAGTCAGGCTG
This genomic interval from Arthrobacter sunyaminii contains the following:
- a CDS encoding uracil-DNA glycosylase yields the protein MQSLDNGTQSEELWNRRYDDNVAEVNQLCDSLKALKPGTEVPYVDPMHDVGETRIVSLFSNIGTAHPSGFITAGDDDAVARLLGVHWQVGLRPEYVMPWNTYPWYVPGEPNGKLTKEQIQEGLKPLLRFLALVPRASAIVAHGTEAQRLCAAFLKTENRMIYRRSFKIYKARSVDGRAFGATAERQEEGLAAMRIAYKDAMARTGLAIPGN
- a CDS encoding peptidoglycan DD-metalloendopeptidase family protein, with the translated sequence MVSAQPAARPVLRKTTAGVVASAVLALTLAFSGTASADELDDRKAAIEAEQQKVQETYEYLDAETSRKVAELAIYQQQLPGAQQALADAEGRVSAAAGKVSALTDRVALAQETRNTIAAQIQQDQAAMDDTEEVIGQIAAQAYKSGGVPSSFSLMLGADGADSLTDSMGLAEQVLRNQNAAMQQLSQQNATNVNSEARLAAVEEEISNLKAQAEAALVLEQEARDSAAAEKAKVDALIEQTAAANAALEARKPVIQAQLASLETAKAKATADIAERQRALLEKARKEEEARIAEANRRAAEEAARNNRPAPVAEVPSVTPTNPSAFGLSHPVQASISSGFGWRATPPGSIDFFGTGGYLHSGIDFAASCGTPVYAPAAGQVYRADQGQPDGMIGTGNRVVLDHGVIGNSALATNYYHLTSFVVSVNQWVNAGQLIGYVGTTGNSTGCHLHFETVLNGALVDPMGLL
- the smpB gene encoding SsrA-binding protein SmpB; the encoded protein is MPKESGRKVVATNRKARHNYEILDTYEAGMVLMGTEVKSLREGRASLVDGFGTFYNDELWLEAAYIPEYLNGSWTNHSARRRRKLLLHREQLDKIMQKTRESGFTIVPLQLYFLDGRAKVEIAVARGKRDYDKRQTLREKQDNREALRDMREKNRGA
- a CDS encoding DUF1269 domain-containing protein, yielding MTTLTVWKFPDSGSAEQATETLSSLQSQGLISVEDEAYVTWPEDKKKPSTHQEHHLVGAGALGGGFWGLLFGLIFFIPLIGLVVGAAVGALSASMVDVGIDDNFIKQVRSEVTPGTSALFVLTSDAVEDRVLDTFKSSFPDAKLIFTNLSKEQEANLRQAFAD